A section of the Styela clava chromosome 9, kaStyClav1.hap1.2, whole genome shotgun sequence genome encodes:
- the LOC120339836 gene encoding uncharacterized protein LOC120339836 — MMTMFITTLVVASIFTCSRVSSVSYCQLPQVSAEVDIGKVQGDWYVSAHQNQEMFNVYVVKCQHLQKLNKVSQPTLRFTTVEIRVILKKLDNKTYKLILHCNLNGGKEILVETRTPSANGEVILKVRNKLIEFGNGWEDVKVYPSQCDRVIGK, encoded by the exons ATGATGACCATGTTTATTACAACTTTAGTCGTTGCTTCAATTTTTACTTGTTCCCGGGTATCTTCAGTATCTTATTGTCAACTTCCTCAAGTGAGCGCGGAAGTTGACATTGGAAAAGTGCAAGGTGATTGGTATGTTTCAGCACACCAAAATCAAGAGATGTTTAACGTATACGTTGTGAAGTGTCAACATCTACAAAAACTGAACAAG GTTTCACAGCCTACTTTAAGATTTACAACGGTGGAAATTCGAGTAATATTAAAGAAGTTAG ATAATAAGACATATAAGCTGATCCTTCATTGTAACTTGAACGGCGGTAAGGAAATTCTTGTTGAAACCAGAACCCCATCAGCAAATGGTGAAGTCATTCTTAAAGTACGTAACAAGTTGATCGAATTCGGAAACGGTTGGGAAGACGTTAAAGTTTATCCTAGCCAATGCGATAGAGTTATTGGTAAATAA